The following are encoded in a window of Rosa chinensis cultivar Old Blush chromosome 4, RchiOBHm-V2, whole genome shotgun sequence genomic DNA:
- the LOC121052819 gene encoding uncharacterized protein LOC121052819, translating into MTMGDDETVDDFHGRILKISGQCRSLGAPFDEDKIVKKILRALPENFHSKVTSIEDSFDIDEYPLDELISNLKTYEMRLKPEKKNKGVAFKAEKAVAAVTTTTRVEKEASKEPTQENLNVMSAVAMVISLLTVEIGSMETATTNSDEAFSDDETNVRYRQLYKASKATLLRNLNLENEVEFLRTEKEKVEHLLESSKSAWKPEKSKHVSDLQDDQELLTWKTEKDEYLNRIKLLELDVKGQQALNLELLAKKESLQDELKLTQERFTKFDVSSSSMSKLLGSGKAPHDTCGLGYTGENSKSTKFVRASRPSVEKEEVSTDDHVKIVKEDQPNPKLQVKIDQDFPTGQNKYANSRTFIPTCHHCGKIGHIRPRCNERFSNSQFSQEKCTVESLKFELKEQKELINRLAEIVSKKNFQTERRKEVWTKKNESKCLRSYATNDTCLFACASKAQQSSYIEATCLAALTALADKRRDFWYVDNGCSRHMTGDKTWFTSFKDENKTGSVMFGDGRKANILARGTINTPGIPNLKNVLFVEGVTANLISVSHLADDYEDVWFNKQRCLVLNQKGEGIMGGKRSVDNCYHIQANESSILQSCLFVKSTEETFELWHRKMGHVNYQDLLKLSSKQCVRGLPNLKGKTDKICGDCKIGKQTKAPHKVVNSATTTKVLELLHMDLIGSAQSESIGGKSYMLVVVDDFSRYTWVIFLKDKTETFESFKNLSQKLTIEK; encoded by the exons ATGActatgggagatgatgaaaccgTTGATGACTTCCATGGTAGAATTCTTAAAATTTCCGGTCAGTGTCGTAGTCTAGGAGCAccttttgatgaagataaaatTGTCAAAAAGATTCTCAGGGCCTTGCCagaaaattttcattcaaaaGTCACTAGTATAGAGGACTCatttgatattgatgagtaTCCACTCGATGAGCTCATCAGCAATCTCAAAACTTATGAGATGAGGTTaaaacctgagaagaaaaataaaggtgTAGCCTTCAAGGCA GAAAAAGCAGTAGCAGCAGTGACTACAACAACAAGAGTGGAAAAGGAAGCTTCAAAGGAACCCACTCAGGAAAACCTAAATGTTATGAGTGCAGTGGCTATGGTCATATCTCTACTCACTGTGGAAATAGGAAGCATGGAAACAGCAACAACAA ACAGTGACGAGGCCTTCtctgatgatgaaacaaatgtCCGCTATAGACAACTCTACAAAGCTTCAAAGGCAACTCTGCTTAGAAACTTGAATTTGGAAAACGAAGTAGAATTTCTGagaactgaaaaagaaaaggtggagCATCTATTGGAATCCTCAAAATCTGCATGGAAACCAGAGAAAAGCAAACATGTGAGTGATCTCCAAGATGACCAAGAATTATTAACATGGAAGACTGAAAAAGATGAGTATCTCAACAGGATCAAATTGCTGGAACTGGATGTTAAAGGACAACAAGCATTGAACTTGGAATTGTTGGCTAAAAAAGAGTCTCTGCAAGATgagttaaaattgactcaagAAAGATTCACCAAGTTTGATGTCAGCTCTAGCTCCATGTCAAAATTGCTCGGATCAGGAAAAGCTCCTCATGACACTTGTGGATTAGGATACACTGGAGAGAATTCCAAAAGTACTAAATTCGTAAGAGCATCAAGACCATCTGTAGAAAAGGAAGAAGTCTCCACTGATGATCATGTCAAGATTGTGAAGGAAGACCAACCAAACCCAAAACTTCAGGTAAAAATTGACCAAGACTTCCCCACTGGTCAAAACAAGTACGCAAACTCTAGAACCTTTATTCCTACTTGTCATCACTGTGGTAAGATAGGCCATATCAGACCTAGGTGTAATGAAAGGTTTTCAAACTCACAGTTTTCTCAAGAAAAATGTACTGTTGAATCCCTAAAATTTGAgcttaaagaacaaaaagaactcATTAACAGACTAGCTGAAATTGTATCTAAGAAGAACTTtcaaactgaaagaagaaaagaggtctggaccaagaaaaatgaaagtaaaTGTCTTCGGTCTTATGCAACTAATGATACATGTCTTTTCGCGTGTGCAAGCAAAGCTCAACAAAGCTCTTATATTGAGGCAACTTGTTTGGCAGCCTTGACTGCATTAGCAGACAAGCGACGAGATTTCTGGTATGTTGACAATGGTTGCTCTAGACACATGACTGGAGACAAAACCTGGTTTACGTCCTTTAAGGATGAAAACAAAACTGGATCAGTCATGTTTGGAGATGGAAGGAAAGCAAATATTCTGGCTCGAGGCACAATAAACACTCCAGGTATACCTAACCTTAAAAATGTTTTATTCGTTGAAGGCGTAACTGCAAATCTGATTAGCGTCAGTCATTTGGCTGATGACTATGAAGACGTGTGGTTTAACAAACAGAGATGTTTGGTCTTAAATCAGAAAGGTGAAGGTATCatgggaggtaagagatctGTTGATAACTGTTATCATATTCAAGCTAATGAATCTTCCATCTTGCAGTCTTGTTTGTTTGTAAAATCCACAGAGGAGACCTTTGAACTTTGGCACAGGAAGATGGGACATGTAAACTATCAGGACTTGCTAAAATTATCTTCCAAGCAATGTGTCAGAGGCTTGCCCAATTTAAAGGGCAAAACTGACAAGATATGTGGAGACTGCAAAATTGGAAAGCAAACAAAGGCACCTCACAAGGTGGTGAATTCTGCAACAACCACAAAGGTATTGGAGCTATTACACATGGATCTCATAGGATCAGCTCAATCTGAAAGTATTGGAGGTAAGAGCTATATGCTAGTAGTTGTAGATGATTTCTCAAGATACACTTGGGTAATTTTCTTAAAAGACAAGACTGAAACGTTTGAGTCTTTTAAaaacttgagtcaaaaattgACCATTGAGAAGTAG